One segment of Tautonia rosea DNA contains the following:
- a CDS encoding DUF1501 domain-containing protein, producing the protein MLASSCAGPLRRREFLRLGSLALGGLGLSDLLAARSSANNGPLSDPDTSVILFWMWGGPSQFETWDPKPDAPAEYRGPFNPIATSVPGMDFCEVFPLQAKLGDKVSIVRSLHHTMSAHNDGSIELLTGKTPSPPDPTSTSKSEHPDFGMVASHVRGLRPDGLPRYVGIPRQPFMTRPTYLGVTHSAFATGDPSAPDFRPPALALVGGINGQRLDDRRGLLTQFDGFRRGLDDRPNADADPFREAALQMLTNPGVASAFDLSREDPRLRDRYGRHLWGQACLLARRLAEAGSTVITIDALAPTLSDRYFSWDDHINVQTRWDLGDATRYRSPFMDQALSALIEDVYVRGLDRKILIVACGEFGRTPRLAHADGLIGRDHWPDAMSALLSGGGLHTGQVIGSTNSRGEYPTERPLSPQDLLATLYHHLGIPPHTEFPDFTGRPIPLLPHGEPIRELI; encoded by the coding sequence ATGCTCGCCTCGTCCTGCGCTGGCCCACTGCGTCGCCGCGAGTTCCTCCGTCTCGGCTCCCTCGCCCTGGGCGGCCTCGGCCTCTCCGACCTGCTCGCCGCCCGATCCTCCGCGAACAACGGCCCCCTTTCCGATCCCGACACCTCCGTCATCCTTTTCTGGATGTGGGGCGGCCCCAGCCAGTTCGAAACCTGGGACCCCAAGCCCGATGCTCCCGCCGAGTACCGCGGCCCCTTCAACCCCATCGCCACAAGCGTCCCCGGCATGGACTTCTGCGAGGTCTTCCCGCTCCAGGCAAAGCTCGGCGACAAGGTTTCGATCGTCCGATCGCTCCATCACACCATGTCGGCCCATAACGACGGCTCCATCGAGCTCTTGACCGGCAAGACCCCGAGCCCCCCCGACCCCACCTCCACCTCGAAGTCCGAGCACCCCGACTTCGGCATGGTCGCCAGCCACGTCCGCGGCCTTCGCCCCGATGGCCTCCCGCGCTACGTCGGCATCCCCCGCCAGCCCTTCATGACTCGGCCGACCTACCTCGGCGTCACCCACTCCGCCTTCGCCACCGGCGACCCCTCGGCCCCCGACTTTCGCCCCCCTGCCCTCGCCCTCGTCGGCGGGATCAACGGCCAGCGTCTCGACGACCGCCGCGGCCTCCTCACCCAGTTCGACGGCTTCCGCCGCGGCCTCGACGACCGCCCCAACGCCGACGCCGACCCGTTCCGCGAGGCGGCGCTCCAGATGCTCACTAACCCCGGCGTCGCCTCCGCCTTCGACCTCTCCCGCGAGGACCCCCGCCTCCGCGACCGCTACGGCCGCCACCTCTGGGGCCAGGCCTGCCTGCTCGCCCGCCGCCTCGCCGAGGCCGGCTCCACCGTCATCACCATCGACGCGCTGGCCCCCACCCTCTCCGACCGCTACTTCTCGTGGGATGATCACATCAACGTCCAAACCCGATGGGATCTCGGCGACGCCACCCGCTATCGCTCCCCCTTCATGGACCAGGCCCTTTCCGCCCTGATCGAAGACGTCTACGTCCGCGGCCTCGACCGCAAAATCCTCATCGTCGCCTGCGGTGAGTTCGGCCGCACCCCCCGCCTCGCCCACGCCGACGGCCTCATCGGCCGCGACCACTGGCCCGACGCCATGTCCGCGCTGCTCAGTGGTGGCGGCCTGCACACCGGCCAGGTCATCGGCTCCACCAACTCCCGAGGCGAGTACCCCACCGAACGCCCCCTCTCCCCCCAGGACCTCCTCGCCACCCTCTACCACCACCTCGGCATCCCCCCCCACACCGAGTTTCCCGACTTCACCGGCCGCCCCATCCCCCTCCTCCCCCACGGCGAGCCCATCCGGGAACTGATTTGA
- a CDS encoding DUF4258 domain-containing protein, with protein sequence MKGELFEIIRRLVAEDRYLVGNHASERLEERGILEWQAVSGLDDGSLIVEHPNATPHPTVEVREALPDGTEFKAVWSLLRPSGIAKLVTVHFFDRGPR encoded by the coding sequence TTGAAGGGGGAACTCTTCGAAATCATTCGACGCCTCGTTGCGGAAGACCGTTACCTCGTGGGAAACCACGCTTCCGAACGTTTGGAAGAACGAGGTATCCTGGAATGGCAAGCCGTCTCCGGCCTTGATGACGGCTCGTTGATCGTCGAACACCCCAACGCGACACCTCACCCGACCGTCGAGGTCCGCGAGGCATTGCCGGATGGCACCGAGTTCAAGGCCGTTTGGTCACTCCTCCGCCCGAGTGGAATTGCCAAGCTCGTCACCGTTCACTTCTTCGACCGAGGCCCGAGATGA